A single genomic interval of Methanomassiliicoccus sp. harbors:
- a CDS encoding GTP-binding protein, translating into MALTIDEQIKAIEEEIGKTQYNKKTQGHIGLLKAKIARLKMEQEKRRAASGGGGQGYSVKKSGNATVALVGFPSVGKSTLLNKLTGAKSEVAAYAFTTLDVIPGIMYHKFAKIQILDMPGLIRDASRGKGRGREVLAVVRTSDLILFVIDVYDTNIEVLVNELYNTGIRLNTRPPNVVITKTDRGGIEVKPTVQLTKITAEIAADMVAAYGYVNAEVIIREDVDEEQLIDVLTGNRVYLRSAAVVNKIDLVDEGHLNKVKEKMRPWKPVYVAANKEVGLEELREEIFRKLDFIHVFLKPQGQEADMKEPMVIMNGSTVGDLCDRIHRSFRRNFRYATIWGKSAKFPGQTVGEDHLLMNGDIITVVVKRGGE; encoded by the coding sequence GTGGCCCTTACCATTGATGAGCAGATCAAGGCGATCGAGGAAGAGATCGGCAAGACCCAGTATAACAAGAAGACCCAAGGTCACATCGGTCTCCTGAAGGCCAAGATCGCCCGCCTTAAGATGGAGCAGGAGAAGCGCCGGGCCGCCTCGGGAGGCGGAGGGCAGGGCTATTCGGTAAAGAAATCGGGCAACGCTACCGTGGCGCTGGTCGGTTTTCCGTCGGTGGGTAAGTCGACCCTGCTAAACAAGCTTACCGGGGCCAAAAGCGAGGTCGCCGCCTACGCCTTCACCACGCTTGATGTGATCCCGGGCATCATGTACCACAAGTTTGCCAAGATCCAGATCCTGGACATGCCTGGCTTGATTCGCGACGCCTCACGGGGCAAGGGCCGGGGCAGGGAGGTGCTGGCCGTCGTCCGCACCTCCGATCTCATCCTCTTCGTCATCGACGTCTACGATACCAACATCGAGGTGCTGGTCAACGAGCTATACAACACCGGCATCCGCCTGAACACCCGCCCGCCGAACGTCGTGATCACCAAGACCGACCGGGGAGGCATCGAGGTCAAACCCACCGTTCAGCTGACCAAGATCACCGCGGAGATCGCCGCGGACATGGTCGCCGCCTATGGTTACGTGAACGCCGAGGTCATCATACGCGAGGACGTGGACGAGGAGCAGCTAATCGACGTCCTAACTGGTAATCGTGTGTACCTGCGATCGGCCGCCGTGGTCAACAAGATCGATCTGGTGGACGAGGGACACCTCAACAAGGTCAAGGAGAAGATGAGGCCTTGGAAACCCGTGTACGTGGCGGCGAACAAGGAGGTAGGCCTCGAGGAGCTTAGGGAAGAGATCTTCCGCAAGCTCGACTTCATTCACGTGTTCCTCAAGCCTCAGGGGCAGGAGGCGGACATGAAAGAGCCCATGGTCATCATGAACGGCTCGACCGTAGGGGATCTCTGCGACCGAATCCACCGCTCCTTCCGTCGCAACTTCCGTTATGCCACCATATGGGGCAAATCGGCCAAGTTCCCCGGGCAGACCGTGGGCGAGGACCATCTACTGATGAACGGGGACATCATCACCGTCGTGGTCAAGCGCGGCGGAGAGTAA
- a CDS encoding zinc ribbon domain-containing protein, translating into MSTLDDLKDRFLKFRANKYAVYVGLALTFIVCTLLLLYSSYLLCFGILLVAVAGYYIPVLFGLKSRKKLAVWGVVLIVLLAVPYTMFIIAQEKNAENIKLSTANGSMTNGTVTPFYGNDTTVHVFSVEVTNSTYSNVRVVVYDVQTSSVVVNATMEGNTSTNDGLFTYETTLANKSSYGYWFAADTNDGFKATSSNYGPLHADDTALFVYWFPLIIFALFIEIGVLYFLLLIMGYWMERTRARAADKQMQQGPSDTLPPAKGGKEEKFVCSECGAEVPSSAQRCPQCGERFDEPKDAKPKSKKEEFVCTECGAAVDENAKTCWNCGKEFEN; encoded by the coding sequence ATGTCAACGCTGGACGATCTTAAGGACCGGTTCCTCAAGTTCCGCGCCAACAAGTACGCGGTCTACGTTGGGCTGGCCCTGACCTTCATCGTATGCACGCTCCTGCTGCTGTACTCGTCGTACCTGCTATGCTTCGGCATTTTGCTGGTGGCGGTGGCAGGCTACTACATCCCAGTCCTCTTCGGGCTGAAGTCCAGGAAGAAATTGGCGGTGTGGGGCGTGGTGCTGATCGTGCTCCTTGCCGTGCCTTACACCATGTTCATCATCGCCCAGGAGAAGAACGCCGAGAACATCAAGCTCAGCACCGCCAATGGATCGATGACGAACGGAACTGTCACTCCATTCTACGGCAATGATACTACTGTCCACGTGTTCTCGGTGGAGGTTACCAACTCCACCTACTCCAACGTGCGGGTCGTGGTCTATGATGTCCAGACCAGTTCAGTAGTGGTCAACGCGACGATGGAAGGTAACACCTCGACGAACGACGGCCTGTTCACCTACGAGACCACCCTGGCCAACAAGTCCAGCTATGGCTACTGGTTCGCTGCCGATACGAACGATGGGTTCAAGGCTACATCCAGCAACTACGGTCCGCTGCATGCCGACGATACCGCCCTTTTCGTCTACTGGTTCCCCCTGATCATCTTCGCCCTGTTCATCGAGATCGGCGTCCTGTACTTCCTCCTGCTGATCATGGGCTACTGGATGGAGCGCACCAGGGCCCGGGCGGCCGATAAACAGATGCAGCAGGGACCGAGCGACACTCTCCCGCCAGCCAAGGGCGGCAAGGAGGAGAAGTTCGTATGCTCAGAGTGCGGGGCCGAAGTGCCTAGCTCCGCCCAACGCTGCCCCCAGTGCGGGGAACGGTTCGACGAGCCTAAGGATGCCAAGCCGAAGAGCAAGAAGGAAGAGTTCGTCTGCACGGAGTGCGGGGCGGCCGTGGACGAGAATGCCAAGACCTGCTGGAACTGTGGGAAGGAGTTCGAGAACTAG
- a CDS encoding DNA topoisomerase IV subunit A has protein sequence MSNQRNTDAIKRLYSISESIYDQLDKGQVPKMVLPLRTKANIKFDTRSNVWKYGSLRGARSAKKVKGAMMLLRTSYMLELIQDMIETNKSSTLREAYYISEGWGKAKFHSQDESNLLAEDLEIVTQCLREDFKLRPEEDGARVIGDINIIETDRKGKKKAMNCRDDVGDSGYGIPYNVEKEKLELKNTSAKFVVAIETGGMFDRLVENGFDEDSNAVLVHLKGQPARSTRRFIKRLNEEMHLPVIVFTDGDPWSFRIYASVAYGAIKTAHLSEYLATPTAEYIGITASDIENYELPTDKLTDMDVRALNAELKDPRFNTDFWKGEIDLMLKLNRKAEQQALAKYGLDYVTDTYLPDKLNELGLLKK, from the coding sequence ATGAGTAATCAACGCAACACTGATGCCATAAAGCGGCTCTATTCCATATCCGAGTCGATCTACGATCAGCTGGACAAGGGCCAGGTACCCAAGATGGTCCTCCCCCTGAGGACCAAAGCCAACATCAAGTTTGATACCCGAAGCAACGTGTGGAAGTACGGCAGCTTGAGGGGGGCCCGCTCGGCCAAGAAGGTCAAGGGAGCCATGATGTTACTCCGCACCTCGTACATGCTGGAGCTCATCCAGGACATGATCGAGACCAACAAGTCCTCGACGCTCAGAGAAGCGTACTATATCTCTGAGGGTTGGGGGAAGGCTAAGTTCCATTCCCAGGACGAGTCGAACCTTCTTGCGGAGGATCTCGAGATCGTGACTCAGTGCCTCAGGGAGGATTTCAAGCTTCGCCCCGAGGAGGATGGGGCCAGGGTCATCGGCGACATCAATATCATAGAGACGGACCGCAAGGGCAAGAAGAAGGCGATGAACTGTCGGGACGACGTCGGCGACTCCGGCTACGGGATACCTTACAATGTGGAGAAGGAGAAGCTGGAGCTAAAGAACACCTCCGCGAAGTTCGTGGTGGCCATCGAGACCGGCGGTATGTTCGACCGCCTGGTGGAGAACGGGTTCGACGAGGATTCCAACGCCGTATTAGTGCATCTGAAAGGCCAGCCGGCCCGCTCCACTCGGAGGTTTATCAAGCGCCTCAACGAGGAGATGCACCTGCCGGTGATCGTCTTCACCGATGGTGACCCCTGGTCCTTCCGCATCTATGCCTCTGTGGCCTACGGCGCGATCAAGACCGCGCACCTGTCAGAGTACCTCGCCACCCCCACCGCCGAGTACATTGGTATCACCGCCTCGGACATCGAGAACTACGAGCTGCCTACAGACAAGCTGACGGACATGGACGTGAGGGCGCTCAATGCCGAACTCAAGGACCCTAGATTCAATACCGACTTCTGGAAGGGCGAGATCGACCTCATGCTCAAGCTGAACCGGAAAGCTGAGCAACAAGCCCTGGCCAAGTATGGCCTGGACTACGTGACCGACACCTACCTGCCGGACAAGCTTAACGAGCTGGGCCTGCTGAAGAAGTGA
- the arcC gene encoding carbamate kinase: MRTAVVAIGGNAILRKGQLPTRENQSRNLKETCRHIAAMVDAGYHITLTHGNGPQVGDILLQNEAAKDEIPPMPLDVCVAESQGLIGYLFQQALTEELATQCCQRTVPCVLTRVIVAEDDEAFKYPSKPIGPFYSADEARRLERTKGWEMREDRARGGWRRVVPSPRPIGIVEADSISRLVRGGNDLVIAAGGGGIPVVRRGHRLEGVEAVVDKDLASACLAKGMGVEELIMLTDVDGAYLDHGTPRQRLLGEITPDEAQRHLEDGHFPPGSMGPKVEAGIDFVRSGGTRVVITRPELLHTALSSKAGTKIQDR, translated from the coding sequence ATGAGGACCGCTGTCGTGGCCATAGGCGGTAACGCGATCCTGCGGAAGGGACAACTCCCGACAAGGGAAAACCAGTCGAGGAACCTTAAGGAAACATGCCGGCACATCGCGGCCATGGTCGACGCCGGCTACCACATCACCTTGACCCACGGCAATGGGCCGCAGGTGGGAGATATTCTTCTTCAGAACGAGGCGGCTAAGGACGAGATCCCGCCCATGCCTCTTGACGTATGCGTGGCGGAGTCCCAGGGCTTGATCGGTTACCTTTTCCAGCAGGCGTTGACAGAGGAACTGGCGACGCAATGTTGCCAGCGTACGGTGCCCTGTGTGCTCACCAGAGTCATTGTCGCCGAAGATGATGAGGCGTTTAAGTATCCTTCCAAGCCAATCGGCCCGTTCTACTCGGCGGACGAGGCGAGGCGGCTGGAGCGGACCAAGGGATGGGAGATGAGAGAGGACCGCGCCCGGGGCGGATGGCGGAGGGTCGTCCCCTCCCCTCGGCCGATAGGGATCGTCGAAGCTGATTCCATCTCTAGACTGGTGAGGGGCGGGAACGACCTGGTCATCGCTGCGGGAGGTGGGGGCATCCCGGTGGTAAGGCGGGGGCACCGGCTGGAAGGCGTCGAGGCGGTGGTGGACAAGGACCTTGCTTCGGCCTGCTTGGCCAAGGGCATGGGTGTCGAGGAGCTGATCATGCTGACCGACGTCGACGGTGCCTACCTAGACCACGGGACGCCGAGGCAGAGGCTGCTCGGCGAGATTACTCCTGACGAAGCCCAGCGCCATCTCGAAGATGGTCACTTCCCTCCTGGCTCCATGGGCCCCAAGGTCGAGGCGGGGATCGACTTCGTGCGCTCGGGTGGGACCAGGGTGGTCATCACCAGACCGGAACTTTTACATACGGCATTGTCAAGTAAGGCGGGAACCAAAATCCAAGACCGGTGA
- a CDS encoding dodecin family protein, translated as MVQKVVEIVGISEKGFSEAAQDAITVCARTVRGIQWARVTEMECKVEGERIVEYRSLMRIYFDVES; from the coding sequence ATGGTACAGAAGGTCGTGGAGATCGTCGGGATATCTGAAAAGGGTTTTTCCGAGGCTGCTCAGGACGCCATTACGGTGTGTGCTCGGACAGTCAGGGGCATCCAGTGGGCAAGGGTGACGGAGATGGAGTGCAAGGTGGAAGGTGAAAGAATCGTCGAGTATCGGTCGCTCATGCGCATCTACTTCGACGTCGAGAGTTGA
- the feoB gene encoding ferrous iron transport protein B: MRKEINVALIGNPNVGKTSLFNVLTGSRQHVGNWPGVTIEKKTGTRWHQDQVLNITDLPGTYSLAARSPDEAVANDFIAAGGVDVVVQVVDSTNLERNLYLTTQLLDMGQRLVLALNMSDMADARGDKLDVDKLSDLLGVPAVRVSATGKKGINDLLNVIVRTSSGGKIPRPLVDLGREAEGLVSGIESLLLRERGSMYSMRWSSLRLIEGLIRPEDLVKGGEAVRSISSMLKTVDQEEMEMSFVDRRYDKITSLLSDVYHRGTEKRSLSDAIDRVVTNKYLGIPIFLALMWGIFQLTFVVAAPFATAIDSGFAWLSEVMAQNVQPDWLASLLGSGIISGVGFVLVFVPNIFIMFILLSILEDTGYLARAAFIMDRVMSKIGLHGKSFIPMLLGLGCNVPAIMASRTIEDPKSRLITILSAPYISCSARLPVYVLFAGIFFPSNAGTVVFGMYLLGIGVAVLSALVFRHTILKGEGTPFIMELPPYRLPLWRGTVIHMWEKGSMYLKKAGTVILFGAIIVWALASLPWGVEYGTEASYAGAIGHTLAPLFAPLGFDWRVVVALVFGFLAKEVVVGALGVLNGSEEGKGLEESIDNSMAAPTALGLMSFVLIYTPCLATLGVMWKETGSLKWTAFSVIYSLVVAYIVAFIVFNLGNLMW; this comes from the coding sequence GTGAGAAAGGAAATCAACGTAGCCCTGATCGGGAACCCCAATGTGGGCAAGACCAGCCTGTTCAACGTGCTGACCGGTTCGCGGCAGCATGTCGGTAACTGGCCCGGGGTCACGATAGAGAAGAAGACCGGTACCCGATGGCATCAGGACCAGGTCCTGAACATAACCGATCTGCCCGGCACCTACAGCCTCGCGGCCCGCTCGCCGGACGAGGCCGTGGCTAACGATTTCATTGCCGCCGGCGGAGTCGACGTGGTGGTGCAGGTGGTCGACTCCACCAACCTGGAGCGCAACCTCTATCTCACCACTCAATTGCTGGACATGGGGCAGAGGCTGGTGCTCGCCCTCAACATGTCGGACATGGCCGATGCCCGTGGGGATAAGCTCGATGTGGACAAGTTATCGGACCTGTTGGGCGTACCAGCGGTTCGTGTATCGGCCACCGGGAAGAAAGGAATCAATGATCTCCTGAACGTCATCGTTAGAACATCCTCGGGGGGCAAGATCCCCCGCCCGCTAGTGGACCTGGGCCGGGAGGCCGAGGGGCTGGTTAGCGGGATCGAAAGTCTCTTGCTCCGGGAGCGTGGGAGCATGTACTCCATGAGATGGTCCAGTCTCAGGCTCATCGAAGGTCTCATTCGGCCGGAGGACCTGGTGAAGGGAGGAGAGGCCGTCAGGAGTATCAGCTCGATGCTCAAGACGGTGGACCAGGAAGAGATGGAGATGTCCTTCGTGGACCGTAGGTATGACAAGATCACCTCACTGCTCTCCGACGTCTACCACCGGGGAACGGAGAAGAGGTCCCTCTCGGATGCTATTGACCGGGTAGTCACCAACAAGTATCTCGGCATCCCCATTTTTCTCGCCTTGATGTGGGGCATCTTCCAGCTGACATTCGTGGTGGCCGCTCCCTTCGCCACGGCGATCGATTCCGGGTTTGCGTGGCTGTCCGAAGTTATGGCTCAGAACGTACAACCGGATTGGCTCGCTTCTCTGCTCGGGAGCGGCATCATCAGCGGTGTCGGTTTCGTGTTGGTCTTCGTGCCGAACATATTCATCATGTTCATTCTCCTATCGATATTGGAGGACACCGGATATCTGGCCAGGGCCGCGTTCATCATGGATCGGGTCATGTCCAAGATCGGCCTGCACGGAAAATCGTTCATACCTATGCTCCTGGGCTTGGGCTGCAACGTCCCAGCCATCATGGCCTCCCGTACCATAGAGGATCCCAAGAGCCGTCTGATTACCATCCTTTCAGCCCCTTACATCTCGTGCTCCGCAAGGCTGCCCGTGTATGTCCTGTTCGCAGGTATTTTCTTCCCCAGTAACGCGGGGACGGTAGTGTTCGGCATGTACCTGCTCGGCATCGGCGTCGCCGTGCTCTCGGCCCTGGTCTTCCGGCACACGATACTGAAAGGAGAGGGCACACCCTTCATAATGGAGCTGCCTCCCTACCGCCTTCCCCTGTGGAGGGGTACGGTGATCCACATGTGGGAGAAAGGCTCCATGTATCTGAAGAAGGCTGGAACGGTCATCCTCTTCGGCGCGATAATAGTGTGGGCGCTGGCAAGCCTGCCCTGGGGTGTGGAATACGGTACCGAGGCCAGTTACGCCGGAGCGATAGGCCATACCCTGGCCCCTTTATTCGCACCGCTGGGGTTCGATTGGAGGGTGGTCGTCGCCCTGGTATTTGGGTTCCTGGCCAAAGAAGTGGTCGTGGGCGCCCTAGGCGTGCTAAATGGGTCCGAAGAAGGCAAAGGGTTGGAGGAGAGCATCGACAACAGCATGGCCGCACCCACCGCGCTGGGCCTGATGTCCTTTGTGCTCATCTACACTCCCTGCCTGGCGACCCTGGGTGTGATGTGGAAGGAGACCGGTTCCTTGAAGTGGACAGCGTTCTCGGTGATCTACAGCCTTGTGGTCGCATACATCGTTGCCTTCATCGTCTTCAATCTGGGCAACCTGATGTGGTGA
- the hisS gene encoding histidine--tRNA ligase — MIQRPRGTRDFGPEEMEKRRHLENKMRREAALFGFREVSTPIFENTELFTLKSGPNVVEEIYAFQDKGGREISLRPELTAPVMRFFVNELTNYPRPLKMFYFGQCFRYERPQSGRFREFYQFGAELIGNPGPESDAEVIALAASIMRQVGLKEYNIRIGHIGVLRGLLAQAGIDATKAPPILQKLDKKEYDEARTRMTEAGMSAEDIERIIEITQTSGPIEVLSKISGEARDHLESIFHILSDYGFTNVEVDLGVVRGLDYYTGMVFEMDAPVLGAEKQICGGGSYSLTELFGGEKTFSTGFGIGFDRTLLALEREGYAGPQHHVDAYVIPVNDKMKDEAFRIAAQLRRSGRITEVDLMGRSISKNFKYAASINARQAVIVGEKELAQGSVAVRDMSTGEQKLVSLADLITSIRCE; from the coding sequence ATGATCCAAAGGCCCCGGGGGACCCGAGACTTCGGTCCAGAGGAGATGGAGAAGAGGAGGCACCTTGAGAACAAGATGCGCCGGGAGGCCGCGCTGTTCGGCTTCCGTGAGGTATCCACCCCCATCTTCGAGAATACTGAACTCTTTACCCTCAAGTCCGGTCCCAACGTGGTCGAAGAGATCTATGCCTTTCAGGACAAGGGGGGTCGGGAAATATCGCTCCGCCCGGAGCTGACCGCGCCGGTCATGCGGTTCTTCGTCAACGAGCTGACCAACTACCCCCGGCCGCTCAAGATGTTCTACTTCGGGCAGTGCTTCCGCTATGAGCGACCGCAGTCGGGTCGATTCCGCGAGTTTTACCAGTTCGGCGCGGAGCTGATCGGCAACCCCGGTCCGGAGTCGGATGCCGAGGTCATCGCCCTCGCCGCCTCGATCATGAGGCAGGTAGGCCTCAAGGAATACAACATCCGCATCGGCCACATCGGCGTTCTTCGAGGTCTCCTGGCTCAGGCCGGGATCGATGCCACCAAGGCACCGCCCATCCTGCAGAAGCTGGATAAGAAGGAGTATGACGAAGCGAGGACGAGGATGACCGAGGCCGGGATGTCCGCCGAGGACATAGAGAGGATCATCGAGATTACCCAGACCAGCGGCCCGATCGAGGTTCTGAGCAAGATCAGCGGTGAGGCCAGGGACCACCTGGAGTCCATCTTCCATATACTGTCCGACTATGGCTTCACCAACGTCGAGGTCGACCTTGGCGTCGTGCGCGGCCTGGACTATTACACCGGCATGGTCTTCGAGATGGACGCTCCGGTACTGGGGGCGGAGAAGCAGATCTGCGGAGGCGGTTCATACTCGCTTACCGAACTCTTCGGGGGCGAGAAGACCTTCTCCACCGGCTTCGGGATCGGGTTCGACCGGACCTTGCTAGCTTTGGAGCGAGAGGGGTACGCCGGGCCGCAGCATCACGTTGATGCATATGTCATCCCGGTCAACGACAAGATGAAGGACGAGGCGTTCAGAATCGCGGCCCAGCTGCGCCGGAGCGGCAGGATCACCGAGGTCGATCTCATGGGCCGAAGCATATCCAAGAACTTCAAGTACGCCGCCTCCATCAACGCCCGCCAGGCGGTCATCGTGGGGGAGAAGGAACTGGCCCAGGGTTCGGTAGCGGTGAGGGACATGTCCACCGGGGAGCAGAAATTGGTATCCCTAGCGGACCTTATCACGTCAATAAGATGCGAATAG
- a CDS encoding FeoA family protein codes for MNEITLDRLEPGSSAIIVRVESKGAARRRIAEMGLCPGAEIVMVRRAPLNDPVEFTVRGYSISLRKSDASAVVVWPREG; via the coding sequence ATGAACGAGATCACCCTGGACCGGCTGGAGCCCGGGAGCTCTGCCATCATTGTAAGAGTGGAATCGAAAGGAGCAGCACGGCGTAGGATCGCGGAGATGGGGCTCTGCCCCGGGGCAGAGATCGTCATGGTCCGCAGGGCCCCGCTCAACGATCCGGTAGAGTTCACCGTCCGAGGCTACTCCATATCCTTACGCAAAAGCGATGCTTCCGCCGTGGTCGTCTGGCCGAGGGAGGGATGA
- a CDS encoding DNA topoisomerase VI subunit B: MPPTTAQKLAKSQKEISVSEFFEKNRQILGFDSPIKSLIMGVKEAVDNALDACEEAQILPDIVVKIDKIDQKEYRVSVEDNGPGIVSTSMPNVFGRLLYGSRFHAVRQSRGQQGIGISATIMYGQITTGKAATARSKVEGAEAAKEIDIIIDTKKNAPILLREDYIPWNDKPHGTRVDFYMNGRYVTGKQSVLEYLRQTAIVNPHATITFIDPDGKRFTFERATDQMPPLCKEIKPHPDGIELGTLMNMIKATKEKNLIKFLQNDFNRISERVAREICAAAGLPETTRPSNLTLESSKQLLEGIGKVKIMAPQVDCLSPIGGNLIRKGLKHVLMDIKPEFYAPPVSREPKVHTGNPFLVEVGIVYGGDLPSDQPVQILRFANRVPLLYQQGACVVTKAIEGTDWRRYGLEQRGGSGIPFGPAIILVHVASTKIPFTSEAKEAIASVPNIQEEISLALKACGRSLKTHLNKKERKTKTRSKFEIVQVIIPLMAEKTSKIVGKPVPDLRGTLTKIMNVVWIDDEVSYASKRHRVKVQVYNYTPKQQRFKVHTVLPKGSLDLASCNLKPLEVKEDEKITWELPKIASTALYELTFELQGLDQDAFSETEVYVSGINPVDVMGADPLPGDWDLEGVNFTEDEAPAAEKAEDEEEEPDYDESGEELNDE; encoded by the coding sequence ATGCCTCCTACTACCGCTCAGAAACTGGCCAAGAGCCAGAAGGAGATATCAGTCTCCGAGTTCTTCGAGAAGAATCGACAGATCCTGGGTTTCGATTCACCGATCAAATCGCTCATCATGGGAGTCAAGGAGGCCGTGGACAACGCCCTCGACGCCTGCGAGGAGGCGCAGATCCTTCCTGACATAGTGGTCAAGATCGATAAGATCGACCAGAAAGAGTACCGTGTCAGCGTCGAAGACAACGGCCCGGGCATCGTGTCTACATCCATGCCCAATGTGTTCGGCCGTTTGCTGTACGGCTCTAGGTTCCACGCCGTGCGGCAATCCAGGGGTCAGCAGGGCATCGGGATCTCCGCCACCATCATGTATGGGCAGATCACTACCGGGAAGGCAGCCACCGCACGGTCCAAGGTGGAGGGAGCGGAGGCAGCCAAAGAGATCGACATTATCATCGACACCAAGAAGAACGCCCCCATCCTGCTGCGGGAGGACTACATACCCTGGAACGACAAGCCACACGGCACCAGGGTGGATTTTTACATGAATGGACGGTACGTCACCGGCAAGCAGTCGGTGCTGGAGTATCTCCGCCAGACGGCGATCGTCAACCCCCACGCCACCATCACCTTCATTGATCCCGACGGCAAGCGTTTCACATTCGAGCGGGCCACGGACCAGATGCCCCCTCTGTGCAAGGAGATCAAACCTCATCCCGACGGCATTGAGCTCGGGACGCTGATGAACATGATCAAGGCCACCAAGGAGAAGAACCTGATCAAGTTCCTGCAGAACGATTTCAACCGCATCTCCGAGCGTGTGGCGCGGGAGATCTGTGCTGCCGCCGGATTGCCCGAGACCACCCGGCCCAGCAACCTTACCCTCGAATCGTCCAAACAGCTGTTGGAGGGGATCGGCAAGGTCAAGATCATGGCGCCCCAGGTTGACTGCCTGTCACCGATCGGAGGGAACCTCATCCGCAAGGGCCTGAAGCATGTATTAATGGACATTAAGCCGGAGTTCTACGCTCCTCCGGTGAGCCGGGAGCCCAAGGTCCACACTGGCAATCCCTTCCTGGTCGAGGTCGGTATCGTGTACGGTGGCGACCTCCCATCGGACCAGCCGGTGCAGATCCTGAGGTTCGCCAACCGTGTGCCGCTCCTCTATCAGCAGGGGGCATGCGTGGTGACCAAAGCGATCGAGGGGACCGACTGGAGAAGGTATGGGCTGGAGCAGCGGGGCGGCTCTGGAATTCCGTTCGGGCCGGCCATCATCCTCGTCCACGTCGCGTCCACCAAGATTCCGTTCACATCCGAGGCCAAGGAGGCCATCGCCTCCGTGCCCAACATCCAAGAAGAGATATCTCTGGCGCTCAAGGCCTGCGGCCGAAGCCTGAAGACCCATCTCAACAAGAAGGAGAGAAAGACCAAGACGCGGTCCAAGTTCGAGATCGTCCAGGTCATCATACCGCTGATGGCCGAAAAGACCTCTAAGATCGTTGGCAAACCAGTACCCGACCTCCGGGGAACCCTTACTAAGATCATGAACGTGGTATGGATCGATGACGAGGTCAGTTATGCCAGTAAGCGCCACCGGGTGAAGGTGCAGGTATACAATTACACGCCGAAACAGCAGAGGTTCAAAGTCCACACCGTCCTGCCCAAGGGATCCCTGGACCTCGCCTCGTGCAACCTCAAGCCCCTGGAGGTCAAAGAGGACGAGAAGATTACCTGGGAGCTGCCCAAGATCGCCTCCACCGCCTTGTATGAGCTGACCTTCGAGCTTCAGGGATTGGATCAGGATGCCTTTTCGGAGACGGAGGTATACGTCTCTGGCATCAACCCTGTGGATGTCATGGGTGCCGATCCCCTCCCCGGCGATTGGGACCTGGAGGGCGTCAACTTCACCGAGGATGAGGCCCCGGCAGCGGAGAAAGCAGAGGATGAGGAGGAGGAGCCGGACTACGACGAGTCGGGAGAGGAGCTCAATGATGAGTAA
- a CDS encoding FeoA family protein, translating into MKISAELSLAMVGEGSECIVREIAGNTWASTRLREMGFVERAKIKVLKTDGRGLIVWVNGTRLALSMGLASKIKLY; encoded by the coding sequence ATGAAGATATCCGCGGAGCTGTCCCTGGCAATGGTCGGGGAAGGAAGCGAGTGCATCGTAAGGGAGATTGCCGGGAATACCTGGGCCTCTACGCGGCTTAGGGAGATGGGATTCGTGGAGAGAGCCAAGATCAAAGTCCTCAAGACCGATGGCCGAGGCCTAATCGTATGGGTGAACGGAACTCGCTTGGCGCTGAGCATGGGGCTAGCGAGCAAGATCAAGCTGTACTAA